A single region of the Gemmatimonadaceae bacterium genome encodes:
- a CDS encoding MaoC family dehydratase: MSGSSEQGGRCYEDFHVGLVMRHPLGRTVSEVDNTWFTLLTANTNPIHFDKHYAAQTEFGQPLMNSTFTLALVVGLSVSDISRNAVNLGWDEVRLPAPVVAGDTIYAQSEVLAMRESASRPTMGIVEVRTTGFKQDGTVVITYRRTILVYKRGHAPVRPNPTPAA; encoded by the coding sequence ATGAGCGGCTCGAGCGAACAGGGCGGGCGCTGCTACGAGGACTTCCACGTGGGGCTGGTGATGCGCCACCCGCTGGGGCGCACGGTGAGCGAGGTGGACAACACCTGGTTCACCCTCCTCACCGCCAACACGAACCCCATCCACTTCGACAAGCACTACGCCGCGCAGACCGAATTCGGCCAGCCGCTGATGAACTCGACCTTCACCCTGGCGCTCGTCGTCGGGCTCTCGGTGAGCGACATCTCGCGCAATGCCGTGAACCTGGGATGGGACGAGGTGCGGCTCCCCGCGCCGGTGGTGGCGGGCGACACGATCTACGCCCAGAGCGAGGTGCTGGCGATGCGCGAGTCGGCGTCGCGCCCCACGATGGGGATCGTCGAGGTGCGCACCACCGGCTTCAAGCAGGACGGCACGGTCGTCATCACCTACCGCCGCACCATCCTCGTCTACAAGCGCGGACATGCGCCGGTGCGCCCCAATCCGACGCCGGCGGCCTAA
- a CDS encoding prolyl-tRNA synthetase associated domain-containing protein: protein MPTETPYSDATLCALLDAHQIPYQRADHPPVFTCDEANRLVPESLGGEQTKNLFLRDGKGRRHWLVVTSCAKAVDLKALAPRIGADHLSLGSPERLMKYLGLTPGAVTLFGIANDPTHDVTLFIDRDVWNTERWRCHPMVNSATLVITRADAQRFAQLTGHDMHLVDVPVRGV from the coding sequence ATGCCGACCGAGACGCCGTACTCCGACGCGACGCTCTGCGCGCTCCTGGACGCGCACCAGATTCCCTACCAGCGCGCCGACCACCCGCCGGTCTTCACCTGCGACGAGGCGAACCGCCTCGTCCCTGAATCGCTGGGGGGCGAGCAGACCAAGAATCTCTTCCTGCGCGACGGGAAGGGGAGGCGCCACTGGTTGGTCGTGACTTCGTGCGCCAAGGCGGTGGACTTGAAGGCGCTCGCCCCGCGCATCGGCGCCGATCACCTGAGTCTGGGCTCGCCGGAGCGGTTGATGAAGTACCTGGGGCTCACCCCCGGCGCCGTGACCCTCTTCGGGATCGCCAACGATCCCACGCACGACGTCACGCTCTTCATCGACCGCGACGTCTGGAACACCGAGCGGTGGCGCTGTCACCCGATGGTGAACTCGGCGACGCTGGTGATCACGCGTGCCGATGCCCAGCGCTTTGCGCAGCTGACGGGGCACGACATGCACCTGGTCGACGTCCCGGTGCGGGGCGTGTGA
- a CDS encoding acyl-CoA/acyl-ACP dehydrogenase, which produces MPDINPLAHQHAEIRAAVRAVCEPFDSRYWQQVERDGDYPEAFVRALTAAGWLSALIPETYGGGGLSLTEASVILEEINRSGANSGACHAQMYTMGTVLRHGSDDQKARYLPAIAAGELRLQSFAVTEPVTGTDTTRTRTTAVRRGDRYVVNGQKVWISRVQHSDLMLLLARTTPLEQVKTKSHGLSVFLVDLRGAESRGLRVRPIENMVNHETNELFFEDFEVPAENLIGEEGMGFRYILDGMNAERILIAAECIGDGYWFIDRARRYAAERVVFDRPIGQNQGVQFPIAQGYARVRAADLMRYEGARLFDAGAPCGAEANMAKLLAAEASWEAANTCLQVHGGFGFAAEYDVERKFRETRLYQVAPISTNLILSYLGEHVLGLPRSF; this is translated from the coding sequence CGCGCGGTGTGCGAGCCGTTCGACTCGCGCTATTGGCAGCAGGTCGAGCGCGACGGCGATTATCCGGAAGCCTTTGTCCGGGCGCTCACCGCGGCGGGGTGGCTCTCGGCGCTGATCCCCGAGACGTATGGCGGCGGGGGACTCTCGCTCACCGAGGCCTCGGTCATTCTCGAGGAAATCAACCGCTCGGGGGCCAACTCCGGGGCCTGCCACGCGCAGATGTACACGATGGGGACGGTGCTGCGGCACGGCTCTGACGACCAGAAGGCGCGCTACCTGCCAGCGATTGCGGCTGGCGAGCTGCGCCTGCAATCGTTTGCCGTCACCGAGCCGGTCACCGGCACCGACACGACACGGACGCGCACCACGGCGGTGCGCCGCGGCGACCGCTACGTGGTGAACGGGCAGAAGGTCTGGATCTCGCGCGTGCAGCACTCGGACCTCATGCTCCTCCTGGCGCGCACCACGCCGCTGGAGCAGGTGAAGACGAAGTCGCACGGGCTCTCGGTCTTCCTGGTCGACCTGCGCGGCGCCGAGTCGCGGGGGCTGCGCGTTCGCCCCATCGAGAACATGGTGAACCACGAGACGAACGAACTGTTCTTCGAGGATTTCGAGGTTCCTGCGGAGAACCTCATTGGCGAGGAAGGGATGGGCTTTCGCTACATCCTGGACGGGATGAACGCCGAGCGCATCCTGATTGCCGCCGAGTGCATTGGCGACGGCTACTGGTTCATCGATCGCGCGCGTCGTTATGCAGCGGAGCGCGTCGTCTTCGATCGTCCCATCGGGCAGAACCAGGGGGTGCAGTTCCCGATCGCGCAGGGCTACGCCCGCGTGCGTGCGGCGGACCTGATGCGTTACGAGGGTGCGCGCCTGTTCGACGCCGGCGCACCGTGCGGCGCCGAGGCGAACATGGCAAAGCTCCTGGCCGCCGAGGCCTCGTGGGAGGCGGCGAACACGTGCCTGCAGGTGCACGGTGGCTTTGGCTTTGCCGCCGAGTATGATGTGGAGCGCAAGTTCCGGGAGACGCGCCTCTACCAGGTGGCGCCAATCTCGACCAACCTCATCCTGTCCTATCTTGGGGAGCACGTGCTTGGGCTCCCTCGGTCCTTCTAG
- a CDS encoding RagB/SusD family nutrient uptake outer membrane protein, giving the protein MPTHIMQTLLRRRVAPTFLAALLSVAAGCDKTLTVEPTTQVEETQAIIDGPSARAALAGAYDALQDGSYYGGDFLFITDLASDDVAHVGTFTTFADVDQAVTAADNSTLEGIWDAIYIAIGRANTLIAKIPAVTQLSDDERKDIVGQAHLIRALSYHNLVKLWGPVPIRLAPPVSLNELANTERATVAQVYTQILADINQASQLLSSDFRTTSASYVAAEAIKSRVLLYQGNWAATVTAADKVIDEGLELAPSFSSLFQPQSETPEDIWRVAFTATEYNLSGYYYLSKALGGRYEIAPTASLNNAYESGDERLSWSIQRDSRNRRFGAKWRTTEGAEDLHVIRFAEVLLNKAEAQAMLGDLDGAVTTYNELRVRAGLAPHQLGVDVSSQTEVRNAVWLERRRELAFEGDRWADLVRTQRAATVLNIPSFRTLFPIPQNEIDVAPKIIQNSGY; this is encoded by the coding sequence ATGCCTACACACATCATGCAGACACTCCTGCGGCGCCGCGTGGCGCCCACGTTCCTGGCCGCGCTGCTCTCGGTGGCGGCGGGGTGTGACAAGACGCTGACTGTCGAACCGACCACGCAGGTCGAGGAGACGCAGGCCATCATCGACGGGCCGAGCGCCCGCGCGGCGCTCGCTGGTGCGTATGACGCGCTCCAGGACGGGTCGTACTACGGCGGCGACTTCCTCTTCATCACCGACCTCGCCTCCGACGACGTGGCGCACGTGGGGACCTTCACCACGTTCGCCGACGTCGACCAGGCGGTGACGGCCGCCGACAACAGCACGCTGGAAGGGATCTGGGACGCCATCTACATCGCGATCGGGCGCGCCAACACGCTCATCGCCAAGATCCCCGCGGTCACGCAGCTCAGCGACGACGAACGCAAGGACATCGTGGGGCAGGCGCACCTGATTCGCGCGCTGAGCTACCACAACCTCGTGAAGCTCTGGGGGCCGGTCCCGATTCGCCTCGCGCCGCCGGTGTCGCTCAACGAACTGGCCAACACCGAGCGTGCCACGGTTGCCCAGGTGTACACGCAGATCCTGGCCGACATCAACCAGGCGTCGCAGCTGCTGAGCAGCGACTTCCGCACCACCTCGGCGTCGTACGTGGCCGCCGAGGCGATCAAGTCGCGCGTGCTGCTGTACCAGGGGAACTGGGCGGCAACGGTCACCGCGGCCGACAAGGTGATCGACGAAGGGCTCGAACTGGCGCCGAGCTTCTCGTCGCTCTTCCAGCCGCAATCGGAAACGCCGGAAGACATCTGGCGCGTGGCGTTCACCGCCACCGAGTACAACCTGTCGGGGTACTACTACCTGTCCAAGGCACTCGGCGGTCGCTACGAGATTGCGCCGACAGCGTCGCTCAACAACGCCTACGAGAGCGGTGATGAGCGCCTGTCGTGGAGCATCCAGCGCGACAGCCGCAACCGTCGTTTTGGCGCCAAGTGGCGCACGACGGAAGGGGCCGAGGACCTGCACGTCATCCGCTTTGCCGAAGTGCTGCTCAACAAGGCCGAGGCGCAGGCCATGCTGGGCGATCTGGATGGCGCGGTGACGACGTACAACGAGTTGCGCGTCCGCGCGGGGCTGGCTCCGCATCAGTTGGGAGTCGACGTCTCGTCGCAGACCGAGGTGCGCAACGCGGTGTGGCTGGAGCGCCGTCGCGAGCTGGCGTTCGAGGGCGATCGTTGGGCCGACCTCGTGCGCACGCAGCGTGCGGCGACCGTGCTCAACATCCCGTCGTTCAGGACGCTGTTCCCGATTCCGCAGAACGAGATCGACGTGGCGCCGAAGATCATTCAGAACTCGGGGTACTGA
- a CDS encoding TonB-dependent receptor has protein sequence MRRRVWSAWLVAAGCLATSLVPSSAAAQATGFIRGTVVDSASRRPIEGVQVVLAGSTLGGVTGADGRYVIRSVPAGNYTVRATRLGFGPAQRGVTIAALDTAVADFTLRAAALNLSQVVVVGYGTANRREVTNAVTTVRSEELVNMPVASVEAALQGKAAGLQVIQNAGNPGNGISVRVRGSSSLSAGNQPLYVIDGIPMLRESYSQLGMGGQDVSAVSGLSPDEIASIDVLKDASASAIYGSRGSNGVVLITTKRGQAGRPKITFNGYYGSQDLSKKVNMLNAKEYVAYFNEAARNDGYGEDELPFVAGVDDTINTDWQEAVLQTAPVYDLSVGMTGGSERVSYFVSGAFFNQKGILLGSQYRRANIRANLDFSPNSKLSVRTSIGLGREANVRNENDNTIDGVATNALANQPNVRVRNADGSFTSTDDGLEYTNPVALGALDNAESRTLRAMGNTEMSYAFTDRLRLNGRVGVDMLNLRDLRWNSPLIIGTYAASANGVAQQGNTTVSRYVAETFLQFDVPGQRFGQLSLVGGSGVEYNSVENDFLQGEGFGSTQFRYPGNAGKVTSYDGGRTDNNLASFFSRANWSLRDRYFASASVRTDGSSRFGKNNRYGTFSSASFGWSLSDESWLSAIRKAGDLKLRVSYGETGNQGIPDDFAPLARFGKANYADAPGIAPSSLANPDLRWETTREFDIGLDFSMFSGRIGLVADHFSKKTDDLLVLRPITSTSGLTSVYDNIGNIENRGWEFQLNTEPIRESRAGGFSWNSDFNISFMKNEVTALYRDEPFNSGIRSVNRVEVGQPLGAFQTLRFKGVDPQTGDAIYDDVNGDGEITADDRTIVGSPHPKYFGGWTNTLNWKGFDLRSFVQFTQGNKVFNAIRIFADDGGYYFDNKLRDSYVKRWQKPGDIAEQPRLSYDGVSGARDVSSRFVEDGSYVRLQEVSLGYRLPRSLARTLNLDEARFFVSGRNLVTWTDYTGFNPDVNSNGSSASISLGTDFYAYPLARTISFGLRGSW, from the coding sequence ATGAGACGTCGTGTGTGGTCCGCATGGCTCGTCGCCGCGGGGTGTCTGGCGACTTCACTAGTCCCGTCATCTGCCGCAGCGCAGGCGACGGGGTTCATCCGGGGAACGGTCGTCGATTCTGCGTCGCGACGGCCTATCGAGGGGGTGCAGGTGGTGCTGGCGGGGTCGACGTTGGGAGGCGTGACGGGGGCTGACGGCCGTTACGTCATCCGCAGCGTCCCGGCCGGAAACTACACCGTGCGCGCCACGCGCCTGGGCTTTGGGCCGGCGCAGCGCGGGGTCACGATCGCGGCGCTCGACACCGCGGTCGCCGACTTCACGCTTCGCGCCGCGGCGCTCAACCTGTCGCAGGTGGTCGTGGTCGGCTACGGCACGGCGAATCGCCGCGAGGTGACGAACGCGGTCACCACGGTACGCAGCGAGGAGCTGGTCAACATGCCGGTTGCCAGCGTCGAGGCCGCGTTGCAGGGCAAGGCGGCCGGGCTGCAGGTGATCCAGAATGCCGGCAACCCCGGCAACGGCATCTCGGTTCGCGTCCGCGGCTCGTCGTCGCTCTCGGCGGGGAACCAGCCGCTGTACGTCATCGACGGCATCCCCATGCTGCGCGAAAGCTATTCGCAGTTAGGGATGGGCGGGCAGGACGTAAGCGCCGTGAGCGGGCTGAGCCCGGACGAGATTGCCTCGATCGACGTCCTCAAGGACGCGTCGGCCTCGGCCATCTACGGCTCGCGCGGCTCCAACGGTGTCGTGCTCATCACCACCAAGCGCGGCCAGGCGGGGCGTCCCAAGATCACCTTCAACGGCTACTACGGATCGCAGGACCTGTCGAAGAAGGTCAACATGCTCAATGCCAAGGAGTATGTGGCCTACTTCAACGAGGCGGCCCGGAACGACGGCTACGGCGAGGACGAACTCCCGTTCGTGGCCGGTGTCGACGATACGATCAACACCGACTGGCAGGAGGCGGTCCTGCAGACGGCGCCCGTCTATGATCTCTCGGTGGGGATGACCGGCGGGAGCGAGCGCGTGTCGTACTTCGTCTCCGGCGCCTTCTTCAACCAGAAGGGAATCCTCCTCGGCTCGCAGTACCGCCGCGCCAACATCCGCGCCAACCTCGACTTCTCGCCTAACTCCAAGCTGAGCGTGCGGACGTCGATCGGGCTGGGGCGCGAGGCCAACGTGCGCAACGAGAACGACAACACCATCGACGGCGTCGCCACCAACGCGCTGGCCAATCAGCCTAACGTGCGCGTGCGCAACGCCGATGGGTCGTTCACCTCGACCGACGACGGCCTCGAGTACACGAACCCCGTTGCCCTCGGCGCGCTGGACAACGCCGAGTCGCGCACGCTGCGCGCGATGGGGAACACCGAGATGTCGTACGCGTTCACCGACCGCCTGCGCCTCAACGGGCGCGTGGGCGTGGACATGCTCAACCTGCGCGACCTGCGCTGGAACTCGCCGCTCATCATCGGGACCTATGCCGCCAGCGCCAATGGCGTGGCGCAGCAGGGGAACACGACGGTGAGCCGCTATGTGGCCGAGACGTTCCTGCAGTTCGACGTCCCCGGGCAGCGCTTTGGCCAGTTGTCGCTGGTTGGTGGCTCCGGCGTCGAGTACAACTCCGTCGAGAACGACTTCCTGCAGGGCGAAGGGTTCGGGAGCACGCAGTTCCGCTACCCGGGGAATGCCGGCAAGGTGACGTCGTACGACGGCGGGCGCACCGACAACAACCTCGCCTCGTTCTTCTCCCGTGCCAACTGGTCGCTGCGCGACAGGTACTTCGCCAGCGCCAGCGTGCGCACCGACGGCTCGTCGCGCTTTGGCAAGAACAACCGCTACGGCACCTTCTCGTCGGCGTCGTTCGGCTGGTCGCTGTCCGACGAGTCGTGGCTGTCGGCGATCAGGAAGGCCGGCGACCTGAAGCTCCGCGTGAGCTACGGCGAGACCGGGAACCAGGGGATTCCGGACGACTTCGCCCCGCTGGCGCGCTTTGGCAAGGCCAACTACGCCGACGCCCCGGGCATTGCGCCGTCGTCGCTGGCCAACCCCGACCTGCGCTGGGAAACCACGCGCGAGTTCGACATCGGCCTCGACTTCTCGATGTTCTCCGGTCGCATCGGGCTCGTCGCCGACCACTTCAGCAAGAAGACCGACGACCTCCTCGTGCTGCGCCCGATCACCTCGACGAGCGGCCTCACGAGCGTGTACGACAACATCGGCAACATCGAGAACCGCGGCTGGGAGTTCCAGCTCAACACCGAGCCCATTCGCGAATCGCGCGCCGGCGGCTTCAGCTGGAATTCCGACTTCAACATCTCGTTCATGAAGAACGAGGTCACCGCGCTGTATCGCGACGAGCCGTTCAACAGCGGTATCCGCAGCGTGAACCGCGTCGAAGTTGGGCAGCCGCTGGGCGCCTTCCAGACGCTGCGCTTCAAAGGCGTCGATCCGCAGACCGGCGACGCGATCTACGATGACGTGAATGGCGACGGCGAAATCACCGCCGACGACCGCACCATCGTCGGGTCGCCGCACCCGAAGTACTTCGGCGGCTGGACCAACACGCTCAACTGGAAGGGGTTCGACCTGCGGTCGTTCGTGCAGTTCACGCAGGGGAACAAGGTCTTCAACGCGATCCGCATCTTTGCGGATGACGGGGGCTACTACTTCGACAACAAGCTGAGGGACTCCTACGTCAAGCGGTGGCAGAAGCCGGGCGACATCGCCGAGCAGCCGCGCCTGAGCTACGACGGCGTGTCCGGCGCGCGCGACGTGTCGAGCCGCTTCGTCGAGGACGGGTCGTACGTCCGCCTGCAGGAAGTCTCGCTGGGCTACCGCCTCCCGCGGTCGCTGGCACGCACGCTCAACCTGGATGAAGCGCGCTTCTTCGTCTCCGGGCGCAACCTCGTGACCTGGACCGACTACACCGGCTTCAACCCCGACGTCAACAGCAACGGCTCGAGCGCGTCGATCTCGCTCGGTACCGACTTCTACGCCTACCCGCTGGCCCGGACGATCTCGTTCGGCCTGCGCGGTTCGTGGTGA
- a CDS encoding cyanophycinase — protein MKWRLALVLALAVAVAPPARMLGAQGDGAPRGALFIVGGGPQPQALVEEFVRLAGGAGRARVVVFAMASASGQSSGEEKARALRAMGVDAENIWIDRGGADDSAVVRRVRQATGIWFGGGDQSRLTAALAGSATAQAIAERYREGAVVGGTSAGAAVMSAVMITGEERHPGGVRPDTALAFGVLMRDNVVTADGFSLISNAIIDQHFVRRRRHNRLISLVLERAPHLGVGIDESTALVVEAGGGWRVLGESVAVIYDARRAEVTAGGTLGASGVTMHVLPSGSRFEPGTGRAHLAPRR, from the coding sequence GTGAAGTGGCGTCTGGCGCTCGTCCTCGCGCTGGCGGTTGCCGTTGCACCTCCTGCGCGCATGCTCGGCGCGCAGGGCGACGGTGCGCCGCGCGGGGCGCTGTTCATCGTGGGAGGAGGGCCGCAGCCGCAAGCGCTGGTGGAGGAGTTCGTGCGGCTGGCGGGAGGGGCGGGGCGCGCTCGCGTCGTGGTCTTCGCGATGGCGAGTGCGAGCGGACAATCCAGCGGTGAGGAGAAGGCGCGCGCCTTGCGCGCCATGGGCGTCGACGCGGAGAACATCTGGATCGATCGCGGTGGTGCCGACGACAGTGCCGTGGTGCGTCGCGTGCGCCAGGCAACCGGGATCTGGTTTGGCGGGGGCGACCAGTCGCGGTTGACGGCCGCGCTCGCCGGGTCGGCGACGGCCCAGGCTATCGCCGAGCGTTATCGCGAGGGCGCGGTGGTTGGCGGGACTTCGGCAGGGGCGGCGGTCATGTCGGCGGTGATGATCACTGGCGAGGAGCGACATCCGGGTGGAGTGCGTCCGGACACGGCGTTGGCGTTTGGCGTGCTCATGCGCGACAACGTCGTCACGGCCGACGGCTTTTCCCTGATCTCCAACGCGATCATCGACCAGCACTTCGTGCGGCGCCGGCGTCACAATCGCCTCATCTCGCTGGTGCTGGAGCGCGCGCCGCATCTGGGCGTCGGCATCGACGAGTCGACGGCGCTCGTGGTCGAGGCGGGCGGCGGCTGGCGCGTCCTGGGCGAGAGCGTGGCGGTGATCTACGACGCGCGCCGGGCCGAGGTGACGGCCGGTGGCACGCTGGGGGCGAGCGGTGTGACGATGCACGTCCTCCCCTCGGGAAGCCGGTTCGAACCCGGGACCGGGCGCGCACACCTCGCGCCGCGTCGCTGA
- a CDS encoding CoA ester lyase, with product MVSRLARSMLFVPASRPDMVAKAARSDADAVCLDLEDAVAPDQKEASRALVVEALTTLDFGHRTRMVRVNALDTMYTYRDVIEVVEGGGAHLDVIMLPKAGGAADVQFLDRLLTQVEARCGIPHRIGIEAQVETASGFVHLAAIAASSPRLEALIFGMGDYAASMQMPLGNIGVEDEHDAAYGAHRWHAVMHGIVAAARAHGLRCMDGPVASYKDEEALRRACGVARAMGFDGKQCIHPLQLSVVNAAFSPGEQEVQRAREVVARYEASAGAGVGAVASGGIMIDAANLRMAQVTLRAAEARARADQERGR from the coding sequence ATGGTTTCCCGACTTGCCCGCAGCATGTTGTTTGTCCCGGCCTCGCGCCCGGACATGGTTGCCAAGGCCGCGCGCAGCGACGCCGACGCCGTCTGCCTGGACCTGGAGGACGCCGTTGCGCCTGACCAGAAGGAGGCGAGCCGCGCGCTGGTGGTGGAGGCGCTGACGACGCTCGACTTCGGCCATCGCACGCGCATGGTGCGCGTGAACGCGCTCGACACGATGTACACGTACCGCGACGTGATCGAGGTGGTGGAGGGGGGAGGGGCGCACCTGGACGTGATCATGCTCCCCAAGGCGGGGGGGGCCGCCGACGTGCAGTTCCTCGACCGGCTGCTGACGCAGGTGGAGGCTCGATGCGGCATTCCGCATCGCATCGGGATCGAGGCGCAGGTGGAGACGGCGTCGGGGTTCGTGCACCTGGCGGCCATCGCGGCCAGCTCGCCGCGCCTGGAGGCGCTGATTTTCGGGATGGGCGACTATGCGGCGTCGATGCAGATGCCGCTGGGCAACATTGGTGTCGAGGACGAGCACGACGCCGCCTACGGGGCGCACCGCTGGCACGCGGTGATGCACGGGATCGTGGCGGCGGCACGCGCCCACGGGTTGCGGTGCATGGATGGCCCTGTCGCCAGCTACAAGGACGAGGAAGCGCTGCGGCGCGCCTGCGGCGTGGCGCGGGCCATGGGCTTCGACGGCAAGCAGTGCATCCACCCGCTGCAACTGTCGGTCGTGAACGCCGCCTTCTCGCCCGGCGAGCAGGAGGTGCAACGCGCGCGCGAGGTGGTGGCGCGCTACGAGGCGTCGGCGGGAGCGGGCGTGGGCGCCGTTGCATCCGGCGGGATCATGATCGACGCGGCCAACCTGCGCATGGCGCAGGTGACGCTCCGCGCCGCCGAGGCGCGCGCGCGCGCCGACCAGGAGCGTGGACGATGA
- a CDS encoding peptidase E: MNRRNFVASSALGTLGAAAGRLGLGAASGPLDRMASELERTAAPRAATRKILIAGGGYRTAFIRYMAQLTGKARPRICFLPTASADSPQGIISFYESCAPLNVEPFHQASFIASTRQDKSWEEVLLSADGIVCSGGNTLNQQAIWKAQGIDLVLKQAWDRGIVLGGASAGSLCWFEEGTTDSRPRELTIVQCLGFLKGSHSPHYDAEPGRRPLYQKLIGSGQMKPGYACDNDAGIYFEDNEVKRVVHTRAAAKVYYVSVVGGKVVEKVMEPEMIS, translated from the coding sequence ATGAACCGGAGAAACTTCGTCGCATCGTCGGCACTGGGGACGTTGGGAGCCGCGGCTGGACGCCTCGGGCTCGGCGCCGCGAGCGGTCCACTCGATCGCATGGCGAGTGAGCTTGAGCGCACGGCCGCTCCGCGCGCCGCCACGCGCAAGATCCTCATTGCGGGCGGTGGCTACCGCACGGCCTTCATCCGCTACATGGCGCAGCTGACGGGAAAGGCGCGGCCGCGCATCTGCTTCCTCCCCACCGCCTCCGCCGACTCGCCGCAGGGGATCATCTCCTTCTACGAGTCGTGCGCCCCGCTCAACGTCGAACCGTTCCATCAGGCGTCGTTCATCGCCAGCACGCGGCAGGACAAGAGCTGGGAAGAAGTCCTCCTCTCGGCCGATGGCATCGTCTGCTCCGGCGGCAACACGCTCAACCAGCAGGCCATCTGGAAGGCGCAGGGGATCGACCTCGTGCTCAAGCAGGCGTGGGACCGCGGGATCGTCCTCGGTGGCGCCAGCGCTGGCTCGTTATGCTGGTTCGAGGAAGGAACCACGGATTCGCGCCCCAGGGAACTCACCATCGTCCAGTGCCTTGGCTTTCTCAAGGGGAGCCACTCGCCGCACTATGACGCCGAGCCCGGGCGGCGCCCGCTGTACCAGAAGCTGATTGGCTCGGGGCAGATGAAGCCGGGCTACGCGTGCGACAACGACGCGGGGATCTACTTCGAGGACAACGAGGTCAAGCGCGTGGTGCACACGCGAGCCGCGGCCAAGGTGTACTACGTGAGCGTCGTGGGCGGAAAGGTCGTGGAGAAAGTCATGGAGCCGGAGATGATTTCGTGA